One Nicotiana tomentosiformis chromosome 4, ASM39032v3, whole genome shotgun sequence genomic window carries:
- the LOC104084952 gene encoding transcription factor RAX3-like, with the protein MGRAPCCDKNNVKRGPWSPEEDSKLKSYIEQNGTGGNWIALPPKIGLNRCGKSCRLRWLNYLRPNIKHGGFSEEEDRIICSLYISIGSRWSIIAAQLPERTDNDIKNYWNTRLKKKLFGKQRQKQGSRKGKEINSNMVISNNNNNNQFPCWPELPILQPIPYSNDEPRFNDHSSIRKLLIKLGGKFSDEDQPINEATNPQYPMDNSLLMQPIYQNIPINMISSAPIDNVLGNAQYNMDRAASSFTAELEHMIQNNQQKLDGLEFLYEDYMLIDKSASTSGGNLDWESMNPFVLPLPPINDEGFQQGVIFQENNTMAQ; encoded by the exons atggGAAGAGCTCCTTGCTGTGACAAAAACAACGTTAAGAGAGGGCCATGGTCGCCTGAAGAAGATTCTAAGTTGAAGTCATATATTGAACAGAATGGGACAGGTGGCAACTGGATTGCTTTGCCTCCAAAAATTG GCCTAAATAGATGTGGAAAGAGCTGTAGGCTTAGATGGTTAAATTATCTGCGTCCAAATATTAAGCATGGAGGGTTCTCAGAAGAAGAAGATAGAATCATTTGCAGCCTCTACATAAGTATTGGAAGCAG GTGGTCAATAATTGCAGCACAACTCCCTGAAAGAACAGATAATGATATAAAGAACTACTGGAACACTAGGCTGAAGAAGAAGCTATTTGGAAAGCAGCGCCAAAAGCAAGGatcaagaaaaggaaaagaaatcaaCTCCAATATGGTAATttccaataacaataacaacaaccaattCCCATGTTGGCCTGAGCTTCCCATCTTGCAGCCAATACCATACTCTAATGATGAACCAAGATTTAATGACCATTCTTCCATAAGAAAACTGTTGATAAAACTTGGAGGTAAATTTTCAGACGAAGATCAACCGATAAATGAAGCAACAAATCCTCAATATCCTATGGATAATTCATTATTGATGCAGCCGATATATCAGAATATTCCTATCAATATGATCTCTTCTGCTCCAATAGATAATGTCTTGGGAAATGCTCAATACAACATGGATAGGGCAGCTAGCAGTTTTACAGCTGAGCTTGAGCATATGATTCAAAATAATCAACAAAAATTGGACGGTCTTGAATTTTTATATGAGGATTATATGCTTATTGATAAATCTGCGTCTACTTCTGGAGGAAACTTGGACTGGGAATCGATGAATCCTTTTGTACTTCCTCTTCCTCCTATAAATGATGAAGGTTTTCAACAAGGTGTTATATTTCAAGAGAATAATACTATGGCACAATAA